The following are encoded in a window of Streptococcus pasteurianus genomic DNA:
- a CDS encoding FUSC family protein: protein MNYLKNLLSNYKFDPSKFKLGMRTFKTGLAVFLVLLIFHLFGWEGLQIGTLTAVFSLRESLDKSVHFGFSRVVGNSVGGLLSLLFFFINQFFHNQFWVTLIFVPIFTMLGIMINVSINNKAGIIGGTSALLIITLSIPAGDTILYVFARVFETFCGVFVAILVNSDVDKIKGLLRQKN, encoded by the coding sequence ATGAATTATTTAAAAAATCTTTTATCGAATTATAAGTTTGACCCGAGTAAATTTAAATTGGGCATGCGCACCTTTAAGACTGGTTTAGCTGTTTTTTTGGTTTTATTAATTTTCCATTTATTTGGATGGGAAGGGCTGCAGATAGGAACGCTGACAGCTGTTTTCAGTTTACGTGAAAGTTTGGACAAGAGCGTTCATTTTGGCTTCTCACGTGTGGTTGGAAATAGTGTTGGTGGTTTGCTATCTCTGCTCTTCTTTTTTATCAATCAGTTTTTCCATAATCAGTTTTGGGTAACGTTGATTTTTGTTCCAATTTTTACCATGTTAGGAATTATGATTAATGTTTCAATTAATAACAAAGCAGGAATCATTGGTGGAACATCGGCACTTTTGATTATTACTCTATCAATTCCTGCTGGTGATACCATTTTATATGTATTTGCTAGGGTGTTTGAAACATTTTGCGGGGTCTTTGTAGCTATTCTTGTTAATTCTGATGTTGATAAGATTAAGGGACTTTTACGCCAAAAAAACTAA
- a CDS encoding MerR family transcriptional regulator, whose protein sequence is MKEKELRRSMAVFPIGTVMKLTDLTARQIRYYEDQGLITPERTSGNRRMYSLNDMDRLLEIKDFLDEGLNIAAIKREYAERQDKAHQKQKSLTDADVRRILQDELRNQGRFSAPSQYIGNWRI, encoded by the coding sequence ATGAAAGAAAAAGAACTCAGACGTTCAATGGCGGTATTTCCTATTGGAACAGTAATGAAATTGACGGATTTAACAGCACGCCAGATTCGTTATTATGAAGATCAGGGTTTAATTACCCCAGAAAGGACGTCGGGAAATCGTCGTATGTATTCGTTAAATGATATGGATCGATTGCTCGAAATTAAAGATTTTCTTGATGAGGGGCTTAATATTGCGGCTATTAAGCGTGAATATGCGGAGCGACAAGATAAAGCACATCAGAAACAAAAATCTTTAACTGATGCTGATGTTCGTCGTATCTTACAAGATGAACTCCGTAACCAAGGTCGTTTTTCGGCCCCATCACAGTACATTGGCAACTGGCGCATCTAA
- the gltB gene encoding glutamate synthase large subunit has protein sequence MNESALRAQQTTLWDPSFESDACGMGFVAQLDGKASHTLIDYALTMLTRMNHRGGTGAEPDTGDGAGMLLTLPDEFFQLKAKEAGYVLPKKGDYAVAQLFLPQDTEAKVSLLEAVNAEIKLAGFHVLMTRDVPFNYDNCGPAAQEIMPSFVQVFVKKPDDTKAGRDFEDKLFRLRRQLEKSFSADEFFICSLSSKTIVYKGMLHAFQVGLFYPDLQDEHFKSHIALTHSRFSTNTFPSWDRAQPFRFLAHNGEINTLRGAENWMHSHQIEVYNEENSDSAKLENCLEYLYRNGRDIPQSLLMMVPEAWGDESGLSDDLKAFYEYASSFVAPWDGPAALVFTDGDMVGARLDRNGLRPSRYSLTKDNFLICSSESGVVDLEPSRVIEKGVLGPGNMMLIDTTSGKLMRNEEVKAYYAAQHPYKEWVDENIAHLNDFEAAELTQETNDIETMWKAYGYNEEVIRTVILPMSEKGEEPVISMGFDSPLAVLSNKNQSLFTFFKQQFAQVTNPPIDAIREQIVVSTSVYLGGDGNFKADGADNCVKVKIDSPVLSSQDFAKIANLKDDRYCATTLSTVYDVVEPSHNRLQRALENLFKAAEKAVDNGSKIIILSDRNVKENQTTIPMLLAVSGLNNYMVVKGKASQFSIVVDTAEAIEVHHFATLVGYGAAAVHPYGAYATLKEYGKDELAFEKYRKAAEKGIVKVMSRMGISTILGYKGAQLFEAVGLSDSVVNKYFTGTVTRIGGLSLDQIEKEYLQRMEDAFGSRRGDYLQSGGIYQFKADGEYHLFNPHTIYNFQQAVRKGDYKLFKEYTAELDKEALSTPTTLRSIWEFKSDRPKVDLSEVEPVETIVKRFKVGAMSFGSLSKEAHETIAEAMNSIGAKSNSGEGGENRNRFKVQPDGRNLNSKIKQVASGRFGVNAEYLMFAEELQIKLAQGAKPGEGGQLPGQKVFPWVAEIRGATPGVRLISPPPHHDIYSIEDLAQLIYDLKAINPYAKINVKLVSSTGVGTIATGCVKAGADKVVISGYDGGTGASPRNSVRDAGLPWEMGLAEAHQTLSLNRLRQRMTLETDGKLMTGRDVAIATLLGAEEYSFASLALISIGCVMMRVCSLNTCPVGVATQNPELRKHFAGKPEHVINMMMFMAEELREYMAELGFRSVDEMVGHSEILKAKFIPKGKVKSLDFSRMLGIAYPIDRKTEDPFAEARQWKELDGFAKAAVDNGASVTIKESINNVQRAVGARMAGWMAERYGNDTVELGLIKYEYTGIAGQSFASFITQGMELTLVGEANDYIAKSMSGGRLIVKPPHDAAYDVENSPIVGNVALFGAVKGEAYFAGRAGERFCVRNSGAKVVVEGVGAHGCEYMTGGVAVILGTTGRNFAAGMSGGVAYVYDVDGDFAEKVNQEMVDLYKVGETRGDDVLVDMIQKHYEYTGSAKAKRLLDNWAQEVDKFIKVYPTEFHEINNIEYALANTGLEGDELELRTFEIATGGAETAAEKEELLAQVTGGK, from the coding sequence ATGAATGAAAGTGCTTTGAGAGCGCAACAGACAACGCTTTGGGATCCATCTTTTGAATCGGATGCTTGTGGTATGGGGTTTGTTGCACAGCTTGATGGTAAAGCCAGCCATACTTTGATTGATTATGCCTTAACCATGTTAACTCGTATGAATCACCGTGGAGGTACAGGTGCAGAACCTGATACAGGAGACGGTGCAGGAATGTTGCTTACTTTGCCTGATGAATTTTTCCAATTAAAAGCTAAAGAAGCAGGTTATGTTTTGCCTAAAAAAGGCGATTACGCCGTTGCACAATTATTTTTACCTCAGGATACTGAAGCTAAGGTAAGTCTTTTGGAAGCTGTTAATGCTGAAATTAAATTAGCAGGTTTTCATGTTTTGATGACACGTGATGTGCCATTTAATTACGATAATTGTGGTCCAGCAGCCCAAGAAATTATGCCAAGTTTTGTACAAGTTTTTGTTAAGAAGCCTGATGACACAAAAGCTGGCCGTGATTTTGAGGATAAATTGTTCCGCTTACGTCGCCAACTTGAAAAGAGTTTTTCAGCTGATGAATTTTTCATTTGCTCACTTTCAAGTAAGACAATTGTGTACAAAGGAATGCTGCATGCTTTCCAAGTTGGGCTTTTTTATCCTGATTTGCAAGATGAACATTTCAAGTCTCATATTGCGTTGACACACTCACGCTTTTCTACAAATACTTTCCCATCTTGGGATCGTGCACAGCCATTCCGCTTTTTGGCTCACAATGGTGAAATTAATACTCTCCGTGGTGCTGAAAATTGGATGCACAGTCACCAGATTGAAGTTTATAACGAAGAAAATTCGGACTCTGCCAAGTTGGAAAACTGTCTAGAATATCTTTACCGTAATGGTCGTGATATTCCACAAAGTCTTTTAATGATGGTACCTGAAGCTTGGGGTGATGAATCAGGGCTTTCAGATGATTTGAAGGCATTTTATGAATATGCGTCAAGTTTTGTGGCTCCATGGGATGGTCCAGCAGCGCTTGTTTTCACTGATGGTGATATGGTTGGTGCGCGTTTGGACCGTAATGGATTGCGTCCTAGCCGTTATTCATTGACAAAAGATAATTTCCTTATTTGCTCAAGTGAATCTGGTGTTGTCGATCTTGAACCAAGTCGCGTTATTGAAAAAGGTGTGCTTGGACCTGGTAATATGATGTTGATTGACACGACTTCAGGAAAATTAATGCGCAATGAAGAAGTGAAAGCATACTATGCTGCACAACATCCATACAAAGAGTGGGTTGACGAAAACATTGCTCATCTTAACGACTTTGAGGCTGCTGAATTGACTCAAGAAACAAATGACATTGAAACAATGTGGAAGGCTTATGGCTACAATGAAGAAGTTATTCGTACGGTCATTCTACCAATGTCTGAAAAAGGTGAAGAACCTGTCATTTCAATGGGATTTGATAGCCCACTAGCGGTTCTCTCTAATAAGAACCAATCGCTTTTCACTTTCTTCAAGCAACAATTTGCGCAGGTTACTAATCCGCCAATTGATGCCATTCGTGAACAAATCGTTGTGTCAACTAGTGTTTACCTTGGTGGTGATGGGAATTTCAAAGCTGATGGTGCTGATAACTGTGTCAAAGTAAAAATTGACAGCCCAGTTCTTTCAAGTCAAGATTTTGCGAAAATTGCTAACTTGAAAGATGACCGTTATTGTGCAACAACCCTATCTACGGTTTATGACGTGGTTGAGCCGTCACATAATCGTTTGCAACGTGCGCTAGAAAATCTTTTCAAAGCTGCTGAAAAAGCCGTTGATAATGGTAGTAAGATTATTATTCTTTCAGACCGTAATGTTAAAGAAAATCAGACAACTATTCCAATGTTGTTAGCTGTTTCTGGTTTAAATAACTACATGGTTGTCAAAGGAAAAGCTAGCCAATTTTCAATTGTTGTCGATACAGCGGAAGCTATTGAAGTTCATCATTTTGCAACCTTGGTTGGTTATGGTGCGGCTGCGGTTCACCCTTATGGCGCTTATGCGACATTGAAAGAATATGGCAAAGACGAGCTTGCTTTTGAAAAATATCGTAAAGCTGCTGAAAAAGGTATTGTCAAAGTTATGAGTCGTATGGGGATTTCAACAATCCTTGGTTACAAAGGGGCTCAATTATTTGAAGCCGTTGGTTTATCTGACTCTGTTGTTAACAAATACTTTACAGGTACAGTAACTCGTATTGGTGGTTTGTCACTTGACCAAATTGAAAAAGAATACCTTCAACGTATGGAAGATGCTTTTGGTTCTCGTCGTGGAGATTATCTCCAAAGTGGTGGTATTTATCAATTTAAAGCAGATGGCGAGTATCACCTTTTCAATCCACATACCATTTATAATTTCCAACAAGCTGTTCGTAAAGGGGACTACAAACTCTTTAAAGAATACACAGCTGAATTGGACAAAGAAGCATTGTCAACGCCGACAACACTTCGTTCTATTTGGGAATTTAAATCTGACCGTCCAAAAGTTGACCTTTCTGAGGTAGAACCAGTAGAAACTATTGTTAAACGTTTCAAAGTTGGTGCCATGAGTTTTGGTTCACTTTCTAAAGAAGCACATGAAACAATTGCTGAAGCCATGAACTCAATCGGAGCGAAATCAAACTCTGGTGAAGGTGGCGAAAATCGTAATCGTTTCAAAGTGCAACCAGACGGACGTAATTTGAACTCTAAAATCAAACAAGTTGCTTCTGGACGTTTTGGTGTCAATGCAGAATACCTCATGTTTGCTGAAGAACTTCAAATTAAATTAGCACAAGGTGCGAAACCTGGTGAAGGTGGTCAATTGCCTGGTCAAAAAGTCTTCCCTTGGGTTGCAGAAATTCGTGGTGCAACGCCTGGTGTACGCTTGATTTCACCACCACCTCACCATGACATCTACTCAATTGAAGATTTGGCGCAATTGATTTATGACCTTAAAGCCATTAATCCTTATGCTAAAATCAATGTTAAATTGGTTTCAAGTACTGGTGTTGGTACAATTGCTACGGGTTGTGTAAAAGCTGGTGCTGATAAGGTTGTTATTTCTGGTTATGATGGTGGTACAGGAGCTTCTCCACGTAACTCTGTCCGTGATGCTGGGCTTCCATGGGAAATGGGCTTGGCTGAAGCACACCAAACATTGTCACTTAACCGTCTCCGTCAACGTATGACTCTTGAAACTGATGGTAAATTAATGACTGGTCGCGATGTTGCCATTGCCACTCTTCTTGGAGCGGAAGAATATTCATTTGCAAGTCTAGCATTGATTTCTATTGGTTGTGTGATGATGCGTGTTTGCTCATTGAATACTTGTCCTGTTGGTGTAGCAACTCAAAATCCAGAACTTCGTAAACATTTTGCAGGTAAACCTGAACATGTGATTAACATGATGATGTTTATGGCAGAAGAATTGCGTGAATATATGGCTGAACTTGGTTTCCGTTCTGTTGACGAAATGGTTGGTCATTCAGAAATCTTGAAAGCGAAATTCATTCCAAAAGGTAAAGTAAAATCGCTTGATTTTTCACGTATGCTTGGTATAGCTTATCCAATTGACCGCAAGACAGAAGATCCATTTGCTGAAGCACGTCAATGGAAAGAATTGGACGGATTTGCCAAAGCTGCTGTTGATAATGGTGCAAGCGTGACGATTAAAGAATCAATTAACAATGTTCAACGTGCAGTCGGTGCTCGAATGGCAGGCTGGATGGCTGAACGTTATGGAAATGATACCGTTGAACTAGGTTTGATTAAATATGAATATACTGGTATTGCTGGTCAATCATTTGCAAGCTTTATCACACAAGGTATGGAATTAACGCTAGTTGGTGAAGCAAATGACTACATTGCCAAATCAATGTCAGGTGGACGTTTGATTGTGAAGCCGCCGCATGATGCCGCTTATGATGTTGAAAATTCACCGATCGTTGGTAACGTTGCTCTCTTTGGTGCGGTTAAGGGCGAAGCTTATTTCGCTGGTCGCGCAGGTGAACGTTTCTGTGTTCGTAATTCAGGTGCTAAAGTTGTTGTTGAAGGTGTCGGAGCACACGGTTGTGAATACATGACAGGTGGTGTTGCTGTTATCCTTGGAACAACAGGACGTAACTTCGCTGCTGGTATGAGTGGTGGTGTTGCCTATGTTTATGATGTGGACGGTGATTTTGCCGAAAAAGTTAACCAAGAAATGGTTGACCTTTACAAAGTCGGTGAAACTCGTGGGGATGATGTCTTGGTTGATATGATTCAAAAACACTATGAATACACAGGTAGCGCTAAAGCAAAACGCTTGCTTGACAACTGGGCACAAGAAGTTGATAAATTCATTAAAGTTTATCCAACTGAATTCCATGAAATTAATAATATTGAATACGCACTTGCTAATACTGGTTTAGAAGGTGATGAACTTGAATTGCGTACCTTCGAAATTGCCACAGGTGGTGCAGAAACTGCTGCCGAGAAAGAAGAACTTCTTGCACAAGTAACAGGAGGTAAATAA
- a CDS encoding phosphoglycerate kinase codes for MAKLTVKDVDLKGKKVLVRVDFNVPLKDGVITNDNRISAALPTIKYIIEQGGRAILFSHLGRVKEEADKEGKSLAPVAADLAAKLGQEVVFPGVTRGAELEEAINNLKDGEVLLVENTRFEDVDGKKESKNDPELGKYWASLGDGIFVNDAFGTAHRAHASNVGISANVEKAVAGFLLENEIAYIQEAVEKPVRPFIAILGGSKVSDKIGVIENLLKKADKVLIGGGMTYTFLKAQGIEIGNSLVEEDKLDVAKELLAKADGKLILPVDSKEANAFADYTEVKDTEGAAVDAGFLGLDIGPKSITKFDEELTGAKTVVWNGPMGVFENPDFQAGTIGVMDAIVKQPGVKSIIGGGDSAAAAINLGRADKFSWISTGGGASMELLEGKVLPGLAALTDK; via the coding sequence ATGGCTAAATTGACTGTTAAAGACGTTGATTTGAAAGGCAAAAAAGTTCTTGTCCGTGTTGACTTTAACGTGCCTTTGAAAGATGGCGTTATCACTAACGACAACCGTATTTCTGCGGCTCTTCCAACAATCAAGTACATCATCGAACAAGGTGGTCGTGCAATTCTTTTCTCTCACCTTGGACGTGTTAAAGAAGAAGCTGATAAAGAAGGTAAATCTCTTGCTCCAGTAGCAGCTGATTTGGCAGCTAAACTTGGTCAAGAAGTTGTCTTCCCAGGTGTTACACGTGGTGCTGAACTTGAAGAAGCTATCAACAACCTTAAAGACGGTGAAGTTCTTCTTGTTGAAAACACTCGTTTTGAAGATGTTGACGGTAAAAAAGAATCTAAAAACGATCCAGAACTTGGTAAATACTGGGCTTCACTTGGTGACGGAATCTTCGTTAACGATGCATTTGGTACTGCACACCGTGCACACGCATCTAACGTAGGTATCTCTGCAAACGTTGAAAAAGCTGTTGCAGGTTTCCTTCTTGAAAACGAAATTGCATACATCCAAGAAGCTGTTGAAAAACCAGTTCGTCCATTTATCGCAATCCTTGGTGGTTCAAAAGTTTCAGATAAAATCGGTGTTATCGAAAACTTGTTGAAAAAAGCTGATAAAGTCCTTATCGGTGGTGGTATGACTTACACATTCCTTAAAGCACAAGGTATCGAAATTGGTAATTCACTTGTCGAAGAAGACAAACTTGATGTTGCTAAAGAACTTTTGGCTAAAGCTGACGGTAAATTAATCTTGCCAGTTGACTCAAAAGAAGCTAACGCTTTTGCTGACTATACTGAAGTTAAAGATACTGAAGGTGCAGCAGTAGATGCTGGATTCCTTGGTCTTGATATCGGTCCAAAATCTATCACTAAATTTGACGAAGAATTGACTGGTGCTAAAACAGTTGTTTGGAATGGGCCTATGGGTGTATTCGAAAATCCTGATTTCCAAGCTGGTACAATTGGTGTAATGGATGCTATCGTTAAACAACCAGGCGTTAAATCAATCATTGGTGGTGGTGACTCAGCTGCCGCAGCTATCAACCTTGGTCGTGCTGACAAATTCTCATGGATTTCTACTGGTGGTGGAGCTTCTATGGAACTTCTTGAAGGTAAAGTACTTCCAGGTCTTGCAGCACTTACTGATAAATAA
- the glnA gene encoding type I glutamate--ammonia ligase produces MTITAADIRREVKEKNVTFLRLMFSDIAGTLKNVEIPATDEQLNKVLANKAMFDGSSIEGFVRINESDMFLHPDLDTWTVFPWGSENGAVAGLICDIYTAEGEPFAGDPRGNLKRALRHMEKVGFKSFNLGPEPEFFLFKLDEKGEATLEVNDRGGYFDLAPTDLADNTRREIVNVLTEMGFEVEASHHEVAVGQHEIDFKYADVLKACDNIQIFKLVVKTIARKHGLYATFMAKPKFGINGSGMHCNMSLFDYDGNNAFYDTEDPKGMQLSETAYYFLGGLMKHAYNYTAIMNPTVNSYKRLVPGYEAPVYIAWAGRNRSPLIRVPASRGMGTRLELRSVDPTANPYLALAVLLEAGLDGIENKIEAPAPVESNIYVMTEGERKEAGIRDLPSTLHNAVKALQEDEVVKAALGEHIFVNFVEAKKIEWSSYAAFVSQWEVDNYLDLY; encoded by the coding sequence ATGACTATTACAGCAGCTGACATTCGTCGCGAAGTCAAAGAAAAAAATGTAACTTTTTTGCGTTTAATGTTCTCAGATATCGCTGGGACATTGAAAAATGTGGAAATTCCAGCAACTGATGAACAACTTAACAAAGTATTGGCAAACAAAGCAATGTTTGACGGTTCTTCAATCGAAGGTTTTGTTCGTATCAACGAATCTGATATGTTCTTACATCCAGACCTTGATACTTGGACAGTGTTCCCTTGGGGGAGTGAAAATGGTGCTGTTGCAGGTTTGATCTGTGACATCTATACTGCTGAAGGAGAACCATTTGCAGGTGACCCACGTGGAAACTTGAAACGTGCTCTTCGTCATATGGAAAAAGTTGGTTTCAAATCATTTAATCTTGGTCCAGAGCCAGAATTCTTCTTATTCAAATTGGATGAAAAAGGTGAAGCAACTCTTGAAGTAAACGACCGTGGTGGTTACTTCGACCTTGCACCAACTGACCTTGCAGATAACACTCGTCGTGAAATTGTTAATGTTTTGACTGAAATGGGGTTTGAAGTTGAAGCTAGTCACCACGAAGTGGCTGTTGGCCAACATGAAATTGACTTTAAATACGCTGATGTTTTGAAAGCTTGTGATAACATTCAAATTTTCAAACTTGTTGTTAAAACAATTGCTCGTAAACATGGTCTTTACGCTACATTCATGGCTAAGCCTAAATTTGGTATCAACGGTTCAGGTATGCACTGTAACATGTCATTGTTCGATTACGATGGCAATAATGCCTTCTACGATACTGAAGATCCAAAAGGTATGCAATTGTCAGAAACAGCATATTATTTCCTTGGCGGTTTGATGAAGCATGCTTATAACTACACTGCAATCATGAACCCAACTGTAAACTCATACAAACGTTTGGTTCCTGGTTATGAAGCACCAGTTTACATTGCATGGGCTGGACGCAACCGTTCACCACTTATCCGCGTTCCTGCATCACGTGGTATGGGAACCCGTTTGGAACTTCGTTCTGTTGACCCAACTGCTAACCCATATCTTGCACTTGCTGTCCTGCTTGAAGCAGGTCTTGACGGTATTGAAAACAAAATTGAAGCTCCAGCTCCAGTTGAATCAAATATCTATGTCATGACTGAAGGAGAACGTAAAGAAGCAGGTATCCGTGACCTTCCTTCTACTTTGCACAATGCTGTTAAAGCTTTACAAGAAGATGAAGTTGTCAAAGCAGCGCTTGGTGAACATATCTTTGTAAACTTTGTGGAAGCTAAGAAAATTGAATGGTCAAGCTATGCGGCCTTTGTTTCGCAATGGGAAGTTGATAACTATCTAGACTTATACTAA